From one Candidatus Thioglobus sp. NP1 genomic stretch:
- a CDS encoding ABC transporter permease, whose protein sequence is MSDFFLTTVLTFDASVRICVPLIFASMAGLFAERSGVVDIGLEGKLLMSAFIAASAASVFGSPWLGLIAGMLASSVLAMIHGFASITYKGNQIVSGVAINILASGLTMILTLAWFKRGGITPTLQNDERFLSITLPGVDIIDHIPILGVIYRELISGHNILVYLAFVIVPIVWWVVYRTRFGLRLRAVGENPKAVDTAGLSVEGLRYRALLVGGILCGIGGAYISTAYTAQFTKEMTAGAGFIALAALIFGKWHPYRVLAACFLFAFLQSLSIRLQEVKIPLIGEIPVQLIDAAPYILTIILLAGFIGKAVPPKASAQPYIKEL, encoded by the coding sequence ATGAGTGACTTCTTTTTAACTACTGTATTGACATTTGATGCTTCAGTGAGAATTTGTGTTCCACTTATTTTTGCTTCTATGGCTGGCTTATTTGCAGAACGTTCTGGTGTTGTTGATATTGGCTTAGAAGGAAAACTTCTAATGTCGGCTTTCATTGCTGCCAGTGCAGCAAGTGTTTTTGGATCGCCTTGGCTTGGTTTAATTGCAGGTATGCTTGCCTCCTCTGTATTAGCAATGATTCATGGTTTTGCCTCCATTACCTATAAAGGCAACCAGATTGTTAGTGGTGTTGCAATAAATATCTTAGCATCTGGACTTACGATGATTCTAACCTTAGCCTGGTTTAAAAGAGGTGGTATTACCCCAACACTTCAAAATGACGAAAGATTTCTATCTATTACTCTTCCTGGTGTTGATATTATTGATCATATTCCGATTCTTGGAGTTATCTACAGGGAATTAATTAGTGGTCATAATATCCTTGTGTATTTAGCCTTTGTAATCGTTCCAATAGTATGGTGGGTTGTTTATCGGACTCGATTTGGGCTTCGCCTTCGGGCGGTTGGTGAAAATCCTAAGGCAGTTGATACTGCAGGCTTATCAGTTGAAGGTCTTCGCTATAGAGCATTATTAGTTGGTGGTATTTTGTGTGGTATTGGTGGTGCTTATATTTCAACTGCATATACCGCGCAATTCACTAAAGAAATGACTGCTGGAGCTGGTTTTATTGCGTTAGCTGCCTTAATTTTTGGAAAATGGCATCCTTATAGAGTACTAGCAGCATGTTTCTTATTTGCCTTTTTACAGTCCCTATCAATTAGACTTCAGGAGGTAAAAATTCCACTTATTGGAGAAATTCCAGTGCAATTAATTGATGCAGCACCTTACATTTTAACGATTATTTTGTTAGCGGGTTTCATTGGTAAAGCTGTCCCTCCAAAGGCTTCAGCTCAACCATATATTAAGGAGTTATAA